A portion of the Acidisarcina polymorpha genome contains these proteins:
- a CDS encoding YihY/virulence factor BrkB family protein, whose product MLRRSSVRSATRKFELRSFALGVWQEMFRTRSFVVAAALSFYFLLSLVPLLIVFSSLLSYLPIPNIFDQLLDLMATVVPPDAMALVQKIVISVLSPHARGLLSFGVLGYLWSSTGGYSAVIEALDIAYGVRDSRPWWRDRLQALLLTFTTGALFTTSLILLILGSDFGHMVEAVFPTPDSFGRMWPAIRLALTFTTFLAAVLVMYVFGPNARITFRSALPGAVLAVFGWFLGSFGFTFYLKHFADYDVTYGSLGAVIVLMLWFYIIAVAMLLGAEVNAQLARRKQIQQAVTEQAGHVSGVAAT is encoded by the coding sequence ATGCTGCGACGCTCGAGTGTACGGAGCGCCACTCGCAAATTTGAGCTCCGCTCCTTCGCTCTCGGAGTGTGGCAGGAGATGTTTCGCACCCGATCATTCGTGGTCGCCGCCGCGCTCTCGTTTTACTTCCTGCTCTCGCTCGTTCCGCTGCTGATTGTGTTTTCTTCGCTCCTGAGTTACTTGCCCATCCCCAACATCTTCGATCAACTCTTGGATCTCATGGCGACCGTGGTGCCGCCCGATGCGATGGCTTTGGTTCAGAAGATCGTCATCAGTGTGCTTTCGCCCCATGCCCGAGGATTACTCTCCTTCGGCGTCCTCGGATATCTATGGTCGTCGACCGGCGGCTATTCGGCAGTCATCGAAGCCCTCGACATCGCCTACGGAGTGAGGGACTCGCGGCCGTGGTGGCGGGACCGGCTGCAGGCGCTCCTGCTGACGTTTACCACCGGCGCCTTGTTTACGACCTCGCTCATCCTGCTAATCCTCGGGTCGGACTTCGGCCATATGGTGGAAGCCGTCTTCCCCACGCCGGATAGCTTTGGCAGGATGTGGCCGGCCATTCGGCTGGCGCTTACGTTCACGACGTTCCTGGCCGCAGTGCTGGTGATGTATGTCTTCGGGCCGAACGCCAGGATCACCTTTCGTTCGGCGCTTCCCGGGGCCGTGCTGGCCGTGTTCGGCTGGTTCCTCGGCTCTTTCGGATTCACCTTCTACCTCAAGCACTTCGCCGATTATGACGTAACCTACGGCTCGCTCGGGGCGGTGATCGTCTTAATGCTCTGGTTCTACATCATCGCTGTCGCCATGTTGCTCGGCGCCGAGGTGAATGCGCAGTTGGCCCGGCGCAAGCAGATCCAGCAAGCAGTAACGGAGCAGGCCGGGCATGTCTCAGGCGTGGCCGCAACCTGA
- a CDS encoding vitamin K epoxide reductase family protein → MRFVLLFLAVCGIVVSSLALHVHYSTDLQPCSINEKWDCGIVNHSRFAVMGHVPVAVIGIGGYLILGLLALLGRYRLLVAASLAGLAFSLYLTNIEANQLRVWCLYCVISQGIIALLTLFAVGAAIWGRKSAAIPSRV, encoded by the coding sequence TTGCGCTTTGTACTTTTGTTCCTTGCCGTCTGCGGCATCGTCGTCTCGAGCCTCGCTCTGCACGTGCATTATTCGACTGACTTGCAGCCCTGCAGCATCAACGAGAAGTGGGATTGCGGGATCGTGAACCACAGCCGTTTTGCGGTCATGGGCCATGTTCCGGTGGCGGTTATTGGCATCGGCGGCTACTTGATACTTGGCTTACTGGCGTTGCTGGGACGCTATCGCCTGCTGGTTGCGGCCAGTCTTGCCGGGTTGGCATTTTCTCTCTACTTGACCAACATTGAGGCCAATCAGCTGCGGGTCTGGTGTCTCTACTGCGTTATCTCTCAGGGCATCATTGCCCTACTCACCTTGTTCGCTGTAGGGGCGGCGATCTGGGGAAGGAAATCCGCGGCTATTCCGAGTCGAGTGTGA
- a CDS encoding helix-turn-helix domain-containing protein — translation MKIGTTIRGYRLQKGLSQGDVEKRTGLLRCYLSRVENGHTVPSLDTLAKIAQALDLPLAQFFVEDSLGREINTQKLTDEELRFLTQIRRYSTNLNDSDRKLLLAMVKKFAATAVR, via the coding sequence ATGAAAATCGGAACGACCATTCGCGGTTACCGCCTGCAAAAAGGACTGTCACAGGGAGATGTAGAGAAGCGCACCGGGTTGTTGCGCTGTTACCTGTCTCGCGTAGAGAACGGCCATACGGTTCCCTCGCTGGACACATTAGCCAAGATCGCGCAGGCCCTCGATCTTCCGCTCGCACAATTTTTTGTCGAGGATAGTTTAGGACGCGAGATCAACACCCAGAAACTCACCGACGAAGAGCTTCGTTTCTTGACGCAGATACGACGCTACTCCACCAACCTCAATGACAGCGACAGAAAGCTGTTACTGGCTATGGTCAAGAAGTTTGCAGCTACCGCGGTCCGCTGA
- a CDS encoding AhpC/TSA family protein yields MSSTVAIPLDQAALPEALDQFHAESGRSLLELTQESPVLLIFLRHFGCSFCREALDRLSQVRTQLEAKGVRPVFVHLGTPDRARPYFEYYKLSDVERVSNPDASLYRHPAFALGRTSPFSHFLRPTVLKAWAMGAIRSYGFGLLREDAHQMPGVFFLRGGKIANFFRYRTIADRPDYLALVRDIR; encoded by the coding sequence GTGTCATCGACCGTTGCTATTCCGTTAGATCAAGCTGCGCTCCCCGAAGCCCTGGATCAGTTCCACGCCGAATCCGGCCGAAGCCTGCTTGAACTCACCCAGGAATCCCCGGTGCTGCTGATCTTTCTGCGCCACTTCGGCTGTTCCTTCTGTCGCGAGGCGCTCGATCGCCTCTCCCAGGTCCGGACCCAATTGGAGGCGAAGGGCGTCCGCCCCGTCTTTGTGCATCTGGGAACACCAGACCGCGCCCGACCCTATTTCGAGTATTACAAGCTCTCCGATGTCGAGCGTGTCAGCAACCCCGACGCCAGCTTGTACCGTCACCCCGCCTTTGCGCTCGGCCGCACAAGTCCCTTCAGTCATTTCCTGCGGCCAACTGTTTTGAAGGCCTGGGCCATGGGAGCCATTCGCAGCTATGGCTTCGGATTGCTGCGCGAGGACGCTCATCAGATGCCCGGCGTCTTTTTTCTGCGCGGGGGGAAAATCGCCAATTTCTTCCGCTATCGGACCATCGCCGATCGTCCCGACTATCTGGCTCTGGTCCGCGACATTCGTTAG
- the msrB gene encoding peptide-methionine (R)-S-oxide reductase MsrB, protein MFDSGLNQEKQSRRMTRRVFLGAGGAALAGFTFLSMRRVPAVEASGAGKGTPGMVTIVNFSDDGKNLGKESVPKVVKTDAEWKQQLSGNAFNITRRADTEIAYTGSTWNEHGKGIFRCICCDTALFDSKTKFDSGTGWPSFWAPIAKENILEQVDGSFGMTRTEVKCRRCEAHLGHVFDDGPPPTGLRYCMNSASMRFVKA, encoded by the coding sequence ATGTTCGATTCGGGGTTGAACCAGGAAAAGCAGTCCAGAAGAATGACGCGCCGGGTATTTCTTGGCGCGGGCGGTGCGGCCCTTGCAGGCTTTACATTCCTCTCCATGCGGAGAGTGCCGGCCGTCGAAGCGAGTGGCGCGGGCAAGGGAACGCCCGGCATGGTGACGATCGTCAACTTCAGTGACGATGGCAAGAACTTAGGAAAGGAGTCGGTGCCAAAGGTAGTCAAGACCGACGCGGAATGGAAGCAGCAGCTCTCCGGGAACGCCTTCAACATCACCCGGCGCGCCGATACCGAGATCGCCTACACCGGCAGTACCTGGAACGAACACGGCAAGGGGATCTTCCGCTGCATCTGCTGCGATACGGCCTTGTTCGATTCCAAGACCAAGTTCGATTCAGGAACGGGTTGGCCGAGCTTCTGGGCCCCGATCGCCAAGGAGAATATCCTTGAGCAAGTCGATGGCTCTTTCGGGATGACCCGCACGGAAGTAAAGTGCAGGCGTTGCGAGGCCCACCTCGGTCACGTCTTCGACGATGGACCGCCCCCAACCGGGCTGCGCTACTGCATGAATTCAGCTTCCATGCGATTCGTGAAGGCTTAG
- a CDS encoding M61 family metallopeptidase, whose amino-acid sequence MSLFRPVVCRVAIFTFTLVGAGSMFAQTPIQITADLSDAPRKLYHAEVDLPVAPGPLTLTTPKWIPGNHRPTGPVDEITGVVFTAGGKPIIWRRDDVDLYQFHLTIPPGVTTLHAHLDCIVTERVTQKIAVLEWEKLLLYPANIPVKEIPIQPSLIVPAGWGIGTALTPEGNGAYPIPAPGVVTHYAATNVEQLEDSPVIAGQYFHEFPLAPEISPKHYLDVVSDQPDDSNLRPVFLAEVANLVREADKMYASHHYHVYHFLLTLSDAAGGEGLEHDQSSDNGVDEKTFADAERQLAEADLLAHEFTHSWNGKYRRPVGLYQPDFASPQQGAMLWVYEGMTQFLGNVLAARSSLTSPAQYRDMLAYSAASLDNRPGRQWRPTEDTAVAASVLRGGNPSWSNWRRGQDYYQEGELLWLDADTLIRKTTGDRKSLNDFERIFLGQGGNTGPLILPYTFDELVADLNQVMPYDWATFLHDRIDNINPRADLAGIEQGGYKLVYRDRLSPSEKTLLSKSRHRADASIDTWFSLGIRVKGEGNITDVRWNGPSDQARLAPGQKILAVNGQAFTPRLLKAAIREAKGTTQPIHLIVQADSYLSTADINYHDGERYPVLERVEGVPNYLDEITRPLAKSPPLPPDSRREDEQSDDLN is encoded by the coding sequence ATGTCCTTGTTCCGCCCAGTGGTCTGTCGCGTAGCGATTTTCACTTTCACCCTGGTCGGAGCGGGCAGCATGTTCGCGCAAACGCCGATCCAGATCACCGCCGATCTCTCCGACGCGCCCCGCAAGCTCTATCATGCCGAAGTCGACCTGCCGGTCGCGCCAGGTCCGCTGACCCTGACTACCCCCAAGTGGATCCCCGGCAACCATCGTCCAACCGGTCCGGTCGATGAAATTACCGGCGTGGTTTTTACTGCAGGCGGCAAGCCCATCATCTGGCGTCGCGACGATGTCGATCTCTATCAGTTCCACCTGACCATTCCGCCCGGAGTCACCACTCTGCACGCGCATCTCGACTGCATCGTGACCGAACGGGTCACTCAGAAGATCGCCGTGCTGGAGTGGGAGAAGTTGTTGCTCTACCCGGCGAACATCCCGGTGAAAGAGATTCCCATCCAGCCATCGTTGATCGTTCCCGCCGGTTGGGGGATCGGAACAGCGCTCACGCCGGAGGGAAACGGCGCCTACCCGATACCCGCGCCCGGGGTGGTCACCCATTACGCGGCTACAAATGTCGAGCAATTGGAAGACTCACCCGTGATTGCCGGCCAGTACTTTCATGAATTCCCGCTGGCTCCGGAGATCTCGCCCAAACACTACCTCGACGTCGTCTCCGATCAGCCGGATGATTCCAATCTGCGTCCGGTATTCCTCGCTGAGGTGGCCAATCTGGTTAGGGAGGCCGACAAGATGTATGCCTCTCATCACTACCATGTCTACCACTTCCTGCTGACCCTCTCCGACGCCGCCGGTGGGGAAGGTCTGGAGCACGATCAGTCCTCCGACAACGGAGTGGACGAGAAGACCTTTGCCGATGCAGAGCGCCAATTGGCTGAGGCGGATTTGCTCGCGCATGAGTTCACCCACTCCTGGAATGGAAAGTACCGCCGCCCGGTCGGACTCTACCAGCCGGATTTCGCCAGCCCGCAGCAGGGAGCCATGCTGTGGGTTTACGAAGGAATGACCCAGTTTCTGGGGAACGTGCTCGCGGCCCGCTCCAGCTTGACATCACCGGCGCAATACCGCGACATGCTCGCTTACTCCGCTGCTAGCCTCGATAATCGTCCCGGACGGCAATGGCGGCCTACCGAAGATACAGCCGTCGCTGCGAGCGTCCTGCGCGGCGGCAATCCCTCATGGTCGAACTGGAGACGTGGCCAGGATTACTACCAGGAGGGCGAACTCCTCTGGCTCGATGCCGATACTCTGATTCGAAAGACAACCGGAGATCGGAAATCCCTGAACGACTTCGAGCGCATCTTTCTCGGCCAGGGCGGTAACACCGGTCCGCTGATCCTCCCCTATACCTTCGATGAATTGGTCGCCGATCTCAACCAGGTGATGCCGTACGACTGGGCCACCTTCCTCCATGACCGCATCGATAACATCAATCCTAGGGCGGATCTGGCAGGCATCGAACAGGGAGGCTATAAGCTTGTCTATCGAGACCGGCTCAGTCCCAGCGAGAAGACCCTCCTATCCAAGTCTCGACATCGCGCAGACGCCTCGATTGATACATGGTTCTCGCTCGGCATTCGCGTGAAGGGTGAGGGCAACATCACCGATGTGCGCTGGAATGGGCCATCCGACCAGGCCCGGCTCGCACCTGGCCAGAAGATCCTTGCCGTCAACGGCCAGGCTTTCACCCCCAGGCTGCTGAAGGCGGCCATCCGCGAGGCAAAGGGCACGACTCAGCCCATTCATTTGATCGTCCAGGCCGACTCGTACCTCTCTACAGCGGACATCAATTACCATGACGGCGAGCGCTACCCCGTGCTGGAGCGAGTAGAAGGCGTCCCCAACTACTTGGACGAAATCACCAGGCCGCTCGCCAAGTCCCCACCTCTGCCGCCAGACTCGCGTCGAGAGGACGAGCAGTCAGACGATCTGAACTGA
- a CDS encoding anthranilate synthase component II: MIFVLDNYDSFTYNLVQYMGELGAEMVIRRNDELTVDEVEKLAPERLVLSPGPCTPQDAGILIPLIQRFAGKVPILGVCLGHQAIGAAFGGDVVRAPQLMHGKTSEVEHDGKTVFSEISSPMTCTRYHSLIVSEETLPAELEVSARTHNADGTTTIMGLRHREFPIEGVQFHPESVLTSDGKKLVKNFLEL; encoded by the coding sequence ATGATTTTCGTTCTGGACAACTACGATTCGTTTACATACAACCTGGTGCAATACATGGGAGAGCTCGGGGCGGAGATGGTCATTCGCCGCAACGACGAGCTTACGGTGGATGAGGTGGAGAAGCTTGCGCCGGAACGGCTCGTGCTTTCTCCCGGGCCATGCACGCCGCAGGATGCCGGCATTCTCATCCCGCTGATCCAGAGGTTTGCCGGGAAGGTCCCGATCCTGGGAGTTTGTCTCGGCCATCAGGCGATCGGCGCCGCGTTCGGAGGGGATGTGGTCCGCGCCCCGCAGTTGATGCACGGCAAGACCAGTGAAGTCGAACACGACGGCAAGACGGTCTTCTCGGAGATCTCCAGTCCGATGACCTGCACTCGATATCATTCGCTCATCGTTTCCGAAGAGACGCTGCCGGCCGAACTTGAAGTCTCCGCACGCACTCACAATGCCGATGGAACGACCACGATTATGGGGCTTCGGCACCGTGAGTTCCCGATCGAGGGCGTCCAGTTTCACCCTGAAAGCGTCCTTACCAGCGACGGCAAAAAGCTGGTCAAGAACTTTCTGGAGTTGTGA
- a CDS encoding LysR family transcriptional regulator, which produces MENFRLRVFRAVAGHLNFRQAAEELLLTQPAVTQQIKALETELATALFDRSGGRISLTAAGEALLPFADKLAALSEEAREAVAATTGQTAGHLGIAASQTIGQYLLPRLIAGFLKDHPRVEITVTGGNTQAVLEALIEHRVQVGLIEGPAMRRDVKVEPFMEDHMVCVVPPSHEWADDEIGLQELRSAVLVTREFGSGSRRIVEQALEAAGLPLKELQLGMTFDSTEGLLSAVEAGLGIAFVSRWAVRNQLALGTLRLARIRKLKLARMFSIATAAGPDATGVAGSFQRFVMERAESLAPRATGGRSNQTRIDA; this is translated from the coding sequence ATGGAGAACTTCCGTCTTCGGGTCTTCCGAGCGGTGGCCGGGCACCTCAATTTCCGCCAAGCCGCTGAAGAACTGCTGCTGACTCAACCGGCCGTCACTCAACAGATCAAGGCGCTCGAAACGGAGTTGGCGACGGCGCTCTTCGATCGCAGCGGTGGCCGGATCTCGCTGACAGCGGCGGGCGAAGCCCTGCTTCCATTCGCCGACAAGCTGGCGGCACTCTCAGAAGAGGCCCGTGAAGCAGTAGCTGCGACGACTGGACAAACTGCCGGACACCTGGGTATCGCTGCTTCGCAAACCATAGGCCAATACCTGCTTCCCAGGCTGATTGCCGGGTTCTTGAAAGACCATCCACGGGTCGAGATCACGGTGACTGGCGGCAATACGCAGGCGGTGCTCGAAGCGCTCATTGAACACCGCGTTCAAGTCGGACTGATTGAGGGCCCGGCCATGCGACGCGACGTGAAGGTCGAACCGTTCATGGAAGACCACATGGTCTGCGTCGTTCCTCCGAGCCATGAGTGGGCCGATGACGAGATCGGTTTGCAGGAGTTGCGTAGCGCGGTGCTGGTGACGCGCGAGTTCGGTTCCGGGTCGCGACGGATTGTCGAGCAGGCGCTCGAGGCGGCAGGGCTGCCGCTCAAGGAGCTGCAGCTGGGCATGACCTTCGACTCGACGGAGGGTCTGCTCAGTGCGGTCGAGGCGGGCCTGGGAATTGCCTTCGTCTCGCGCTGGGCGGTCCGCAATCAGCTTGCTCTTGGAACGCTGCGACTCGCGAGGATCAGGAAGCTGAAACTGGCGCGGATGTTCTCGATCGCCACTGCGGCCGGCCCCGACGCGACGGGTGTGGCTGGCAGCTTTCAGCGCTTCGTGATGGAACGAGCCGAGAGCCTGGCGCCACGGGCGACAGGTGGAAGGAGCAACCAGACGCGTATTGACGCTTGA
- a CDS encoding methyltransferase: protein MASDSRNGSLSDTRDIYGSKNDYAQMFQMIVGYAISQIVRNAAVFSFAEHLALGPKTAAEIAQAESLNLDATFRLMRACASLGLMTYQEDSGFTATPLLRTLHKDDPNSLRGTALAQPASGHWLPWGRLSDAIRSGQPQDVAALGCKTWEHFAKTPADAEAFTQFMEASSLGISREAAGLLDTRSISVAVDVGGASGTLVHALMKANAALQGVVFDLPHIVPAAMKAAGKLGLDDRFSVAAGDFFSSVPPADLYLLKWILHDWDDDACISILKNCRRSINPGGRIVLIEMVIEEIGAPGITTLVDLTMLVLHGGRERSLQEYKTLLNAAGFQFTTSTATATPFVLIEAQAI, encoded by the coding sequence ATGGCTTCTGATAGCAGGAATGGGTCTCTCTCCGACACCCGCGATATCTATGGATCTAAGAACGACTATGCCCAGATGTTCCAAATGATTGTTGGTTATGCTATCTCCCAGATCGTTCGCAACGCCGCGGTTTTTTCTTTCGCCGAACATCTGGCTCTGGGCCCGAAAACTGCAGCCGAAATTGCACAAGCAGAGTCGCTGAATCTTGACGCTACCTTTCGACTCATGCGTGCTTGCGCCTCGCTTGGCTTGATGACTTACCAGGAAGATTCAGGGTTTACTGCAACTCCTCTCCTCAGGACTCTGCACAAGGACGATCCAAACTCCTTGAGAGGCACTGCTTTAGCACAGCCCGCCTCCGGCCATTGGCTCCCGTGGGGCCGCTTGTCTGATGCCATCAGATCCGGACAACCCCAGGATGTGGCGGCATTGGGATGTAAAACCTGGGAGCATTTCGCCAAGACCCCCGCGGACGCAGAGGCCTTCACACAATTCATGGAAGCCTCATCGCTCGGGATCTCCAGAGAGGCTGCCGGATTACTGGACACCCGATCGATCAGCGTCGCCGTGGATGTCGGAGGAGCCAGCGGCACCTTGGTCCATGCGCTCATGAAAGCGAACGCGGCGCTGCAGGGAGTTGTCTTTGATCTGCCGCACATCGTACCCGCAGCAATGAAAGCCGCCGGGAAGCTCGGACTTGATGACCGCTTTTCCGTAGCAGCAGGAGATTTTTTCTCATCCGTCCCGCCAGCTGACCTCTACCTGTTGAAGTGGATCCTGCACGACTGGGACGATGATGCTTGTATCTCCATCCTGAAAAACTGCAGACGTTCCATCAATCCAGGTGGGCGAATCGTTTTGATAGAGATGGTAATCGAGGAGATTGGCGCCCCTGGCATCACTACGTTGGTGGATCTAACCATGCTCGTCTTGCATGGCGGCAGAGAACGCAGCCTGCAAGAATACAAAACATTACTCAATGCAGCCGGCTTTCAATTCACCACCAGCACGGCTACTGCAACTCCTTTCGTTTTGATTGAAGCGCAAGCAATTTGA
- a CDS encoding YeiH family protein: MSDTSRMTTLHGKNIFFIGLLLAASGIVSPPVALAVGILFGFTVEHPFPAESSSLAKLLLQLSVIALGFGMNLKQVIHAGRSGFLYTAISITAAMAVGLLFGKVFRVAGKSSFLITAGTAICGGSAIAAIAPINNASEEEISVSMGTVFLLNSVALLIFPAIGHGLHLSQNQFGLWAALAIHDTSSVVGAAAKYGNQALAIGTTVKLARALWIVPVSLLTAAFMARHRSTSETTQGSVKIKIPWFILFFCLAAAVNTYLPQFVSAYGILSHLGRTGLTATLFLIGTSLSKRTLQQVGIRPFLQGVALWILVAGISLFVIDRGYISI; the protein is encoded by the coding sequence ATGTCCGATACATCCAGAATGACCACGCTTCACGGCAAGAATATCTTCTTTATCGGCCTCCTGCTGGCGGCCAGCGGCATCGTCTCTCCGCCGGTCGCGCTCGCCGTTGGCATCCTGTTCGGGTTTACCGTCGAGCATCCGTTTCCGGCCGAAAGTAGCTCGCTCGCGAAGCTCTTGCTGCAGCTCTCAGTCATCGCTCTCGGATTCGGAATGAACCTGAAGCAGGTGATCCATGCCGGTCGCTCCGGCTTTCTCTATACGGCCATTAGCATCACCGCGGCCATGGCGGTCGGGTTGCTCTTTGGCAAAGTCTTCCGGGTCGCCGGCAAGTCGTCGTTCCTGATCACCGCCGGCACCGCGATCTGCGGGGGTAGCGCCATCGCGGCAATTGCCCCCATCAACAATGCCAGCGAAGAAGAGATCAGTGTCTCCATGGGCACGGTATTCCTGCTGAATTCCGTAGCCTTGCTGATCTTTCCGGCAATCGGTCACGGCTTGCATCTCAGCCAGAACCAGTTCGGATTGTGGGCAGCGTTGGCAATTCATGACACCAGCTCAGTCGTTGGCGCCGCAGCCAAGTACGGCAACCAGGCATTGGCTATCGGCACCACCGTCAAACTGGCGCGGGCCTTGTGGATCGTGCCCGTCTCGCTGCTGACCGCCGCCTTCATGGCGCGCCATCGCAGCACCTCCGAAACTACCCAGGGCAGCGTCAAGATCAAGATACCCTGGTTCATCCTCTTCTTCTGTCTGGCGGCTGCCGTGAATACCTATCTTCCGCAATTCGTCTCTGCCTACGGCATACTCAGTCACTTAGGTAGGACCGGACTTACCGCCACCCTGTTCCTGATTGGTACCAGCCTCTCCAAACGCACCCTGCAGCAAGTCGGCATCAGGCCATTTCTCCAGGGAGTCGCGCTGTGGATTCTGGTAGCCGGCATCTCCCTGTTTGTCATCGATCGCGGGTATATCTCGATTTAA
- a CDS encoding DUF1634 domain-containing protein codes for MPFTDKEMEVQIGHMLRIGVTLAAVVVGAGGVLYLRSETAAPDFVHFHATADHLRTVSGVLHGVQRLDPASIIQLGVLLLVATPVVRVMLCVIGFARQRDRLYVGVSALVLLILTYSLL; via the coding sequence ATGCCGTTCACCGACAAAGAGATGGAAGTCCAGATTGGCCACATGCTTCGCATTGGTGTCACTCTAGCCGCTGTCGTGGTCGGTGCTGGCGGTGTCTTGTATCTCCGCAGCGAGACCGCCGCGCCCGACTTCGTGCATTTTCACGCAACCGCCGACCATCTGCGCACGGTATCGGGCGTGTTGCATGGAGTGCAGCGACTGGATCCGGCCAGCATCATCCAGCTGGGAGTCTTGCTGCTGGTCGCAACCCCGGTGGTCCGGGTCATGCTCTGCGTCATCGGGTTTGCGAGGCAGCGCGACCGGCTCTATGTGGGAGTAAGTGCGCTGGTTCTGCTGATCCTCACTTATAGTCTGCTCTAA
- a CDS encoding sulfite exporter TauE/SafE family protein, which yields MDALSFSGLVPFSGLVLGTSILAGLLGALTGLGGGVVIVPALVLLFKVDIRYAIGASLVSVIATSSGAAAAYVREGLSNIRIGMFLEVATTLGALLGAYLTAKVSSHWIAMIFGVALLYSAYSSFRQKGDHVTAGKPDPLAVKLKLEGNYPASSGEQHYTAQHVPLGFGIMFGAGALSGLLGIGSGAVKVLAMDQAMKLPFKVSTTTSNFMIGVTAAASAGIYLARGYIDPALAMPVMLGVLLGSMIGSRLLLKAQVATLKIIFVVVIVALGIEMIFNGATGRI from the coding sequence ATGGATGCTCTGTCGTTTTCTGGTCTGGTCCCGTTTTCCGGACTTGTCCTGGGCACGTCAATCCTGGCCGGCCTGCTCGGTGCTCTCACCGGGCTTGGCGGTGGTGTCGTCATTGTTCCCGCCTTGGTGCTTCTCTTCAAGGTGGATATCCGTTACGCGATCGGCGCCTCCCTGGTGTCGGTGATCGCTACCTCCTCGGGGGCCGCTGCCGCATATGTGCGCGAGGGCCTCTCGAATATAAGGATCGGGATGTTCCTGGAGGTCGCTACGACCCTCGGCGCATTACTCGGCGCCTACCTGACTGCCAAGGTGTCAAGCCACTGGATTGCGATGATCTTTGGCGTTGCGCTCCTCTATTCGGCCTATTCCTCCTTCCGTCAAAAGGGTGATCACGTCACTGCCGGCAAGCCCGACCCGCTCGCCGTCAAGCTCAAGTTGGAGGGAAATTATCCGGCCTCTTCTGGAGAGCAGCACTACACCGCTCAACATGTGCCGCTCGGCTTCGGCATCATGTTTGGCGCCGGCGCCCTGTCTGGCTTGCTGGGCATCGGCTCCGGGGCCGTCAAGGTCCTGGCCATGGACCAGGCCATGAAGCTGCCGTTCAAGGTCTCGACCACGACCAGCAATTTCATGATTGGCGTCACCGCGGCGGCAAGCGCGGGGATCTATCTCGCCCGTGGATACATCGATCCGGCGCTGGCCATGCCGGTCATGCTCGGAGTTCTGTTAGGGTCGATGATCGGATCACGGCTCCTGCTGAAGGCACAAGTAGCAACCCTCAAGATCATCTTCGTGGTCGTAATCGTCGCCCTCGGCATCGAGATGATCTTCAACGGCGCGACCGGGAGGATTTAA
- a CDS encoding VOC family protein: protein MTNKGSYIPSGYHNVTPYLYIDGAAEAIEFYKKALGATEVMRLPGTGGKIGHAEIQIGDSRIMLADQSEQMQAYGPKHYGGVSVSLMVYVEDVDSVFQRAVEAGATINRPLADQFYGDRTGGIIDPFGHHWYLGTHIKDVSPEEMSQGAEAMAGAGA from the coding sequence ATGACAAACAAAGGAAGCTACATCCCGTCCGGATATCACAACGTGACCCCGTATCTTTACATCGATGGGGCAGCGGAAGCGATCGAGTTTTATAAGAAGGCGCTGGGCGCGACAGAAGTCATGCGCCTGCCTGGGACTGGCGGCAAGATCGGTCACGCAGAAATTCAGATTGGCGACTCGCGCATCATGCTTGCCGATCAGAGCGAACAGATGCAGGCCTACGGGCCAAAGCACTACGGCGGCGTGTCCGTCAGCCTGATGGTGTATGTCGAAGACGTCGACTCGGTGTTTCAACGAGCGGTCGAGGCGGGAGCGACGATCAACCGGCCGCTGGCCGACCAGTTTTATGGAGACCGAACCGGTGGGATCATCGATCCCTTTGGCCATCATTGGTATTTAGGAACGCATATCAAAGACGTCTCTCCCGAGGAGATGAGCCAGGGCGCGGAAGCTATGGCGGGAGCCGGCGCGTAG